The nucleotide sequence CTATCCTTCCAATGTCGCCTTTGCAGACGATGCAGCATTCAAGGCTTACAACAGCAAAAAAATCGTGTCCAAAGCAGACTGGCGCCGCGATAATATCAATCAGTTTGTTCAACAATTGAATCAGTCCATCAAGAGCGTCAAGCCTCACGTTCAGTTCGGGATCAGTCCATTCGGTGTATGGCGCAACAGCAACGTCGATCCAACCGGCTCCGATACAAAAGCTGGCGTTACTGCGTATGACCACATGTTTGCCGATGTGCGCACATGGATTCAACAAGGCTGGATCGATTATGTAACTCCGCAAATTTATTGGAGCTTTTCCTTCGCCCCTGCCCAATACGACAAGCTCGTTACGTGGTGGGCAAACGAAGTACAAGGGACGAACGTCAAGCTTTACATCGGTCATTCCCCTTACAAGCTGGGAACGGCTGAAGCTGGCTGGCAGAGTGCCCAGGAGATTATCAACCAGTTGAATTACAACGCGATGGTTCCTCAGGTTCAGGGCAGCATTTTCTTTAGTGCCAAGGACTTGCGGAAAAATCCATTAGGTCTGCTCCCAGCTCTTAGCAGCTATTACAACCGCTAGATAAATAGCAAAAACCCCCGAATACTCGTAGCAGGGCAAACTTGCTACATGTGTTTCGGGGGTTTTTGCTTCTACGTTCATTTTTCTACAATAACCTGAGTTGCGCTTCCAAGGAGATCGGATCATTATTGGTGAACGGCTCGATGTTCCTTCGTCCACGCTTTCGATACCATCCAGCTTCCCTTTAAAATACGGGTTTCCCATAGCATGGTCCGAGATACCTAGGGGGGGTGGGACTGTGGATGGTGAGTTATGTCCTGCTTATTTAGTTACTTTGTGAAGACCAAACAGCATGAGGACATCATTATCGCTGGTCTCATACTCTTTTACTTCACCTTTAAAGGAAGTTTCTTTGACAATAATCTTGCTGCCTGTCGCATTTGGTTTCATTTCGATGATATGTGAAGATAGATTAAGATCATCTGCCTTGATACCTAACTTTTCGGAGAGATCTTTAACCGTAGCCTTGAAATCACCTAATTTACTGTCTTTAATGGTTACTCCCTGGCCATCCTCAGAAAAAACGAAAGAAATTCTTAGGTCCAGGTTACTTTTTTCCGTTACGTTTGCTTTAGCATCTGCTGTTGTGGTTGCATACGGTATAACCGTACCAATCACCCCGGTAAGTAACAAAGCTGATGCAGTTGTCATCCATTTCTTTTTCATTGGTCTCGCTCCTTTTCATTTCCTTTTTTGTGTGCAAGTAAATCTCTTACCTGCTAAATCTAGGGTAAGAGGAAATATTAAACAAAATCGTGGGGTAAAACTAAAATTTTCCTTAATTCATCGCGCATTCTTGGTTCTCTGAGATACACTTCACAATTCGCCACAAAAAATGCCGCGAAGCATGTTCGCGACATTGGTAGCTTTATTTTTTCGGCATCATGGCATTTACAAACTCACTGATGTTTCCTTTACTTAATACGTCTCCAGTCGCGACTACTTCATACTGCATTTTCTTTCCAGCATACTCCATCACCCACATGATGCTCTTGTCAGTCCGGTCTTTTTTGGCTTCCTCTGTATAAAGCACCTCGATTTGTCCTACTTTGACTACCTCTTTTTTCTGTTGATCCAGATTGGCTACATAAGTTGTACTTCCTTCTACTCCCTCATAATTCGTGATGTTCAAATTAATATAGCTTTCTCCAGATTGATATGTCGTGTACAGATACTCCAATTCATTTGTCCACGCTAACGGCTGCATGACGTATTCTTTCTTCTCTTTTTCCGCCTGCTGATACAAGGCAGCTTTGTCATATTCGTTCTTGATGCCAAACTCGAGTCGGGCATCCAAAAAAGCATGGCGTCCTGGCAAAGTTTCTGGCAAGAATATCTGCTCTCCCACTTTCTGTTGAACATCAGCCAAAGTCTTATAATCAAATGGAGCCGTCATCGTCACGATTTGTTTTTGAGGATTGTGAGGAACGATGTAGACAGCTGCGACAGTTCCCGGCTCCATATTATCCTCGATTTCCCAACGTTTATTTAAAAAGGCATCCATTTCTTGATCTGGCTCTTTTACTGTTTTGGCGCCTGATTCTTTTACATCTTTCTCTTGATACAACACCTCTCCTTGCGGGCTCTTCAACTGATAGAATTGAACAGCAGCATACCCCGACGAAATACTTGCGATTAATCCGATCGCAACCAAAATACTCACCTTGTATTTCACAAAAAATCTCTCCTTCTCTCGTTTGATTTTTGTCATCACCTGATGGCTAATGTCAATCTCCTGCGGGATGCGCGGGTCGTTGAACAGGTCCTTAATACTCTCGTGCGATTTGTTTGGACTCATCGTGAGCTGACCCTCCCTTCCCTAAAGGAGAATAAGCGGATCGGAACTTCGATGCCGTACGCTCGAATTTTTTGCGCAGACTCGCAGCGTTTTTGTTCATGATCAAGGAAATTTCCTCGTACGTCTTTTCTTCCACGCCTCGCAGTAAGAGAAGCGTTCTTTCCTCTACCGAGAGTGTCTGCATCGCAAGAAATACATCCTCACTGAAATAAACATTTTCAATATGCCGCTCGATGTCAGATTGAGAGTCTTTGTTCTGCATCAAAAATGGTAACATCTTTGTCCATTTCCTTTTTCTGATGAGATCGATGCAATGGTGATAGGCTATTTTATAAAGCCAAGCTGCGAACGGCATGGTTGGACTGTATTGTTTCAAGTTGCGATAAGCCTTGAAGAAGACCTCCTGTGTAGCATCCTCCGCTTCGCATCGATTCCCCAAGATGTGATAGCAGTAGTGAAATATCGGGGTTTGGTAGCTTTTCATGATGGCAGCATAGCGGTCATCTGCTCCCTGAATGATCTCATCCACGAGTTCTTCTATCTGTTTCGTGTCCACTCTCTCCCTCCTTCCAACTGGTATAACGTACCACATCACCCTGTATGTGACATCGCGTGCAAAAAAAATGCCGCGAAGCAAATTCGCGACATGTGAAAGCCTTATTTTTTGCCGAGCTCCGGCTTGTCTTGGTAAAAGAAATTCGGCGTATGGATTGTGTTGTCGTACTGACTATGGAAAATGTGTGTAGCTGTTCCGGAGATCGGCGGAACCAGCCATGTCCAGTCACCAGTAACGGGTCGACCACATTTCTCTTCTCTTTCCTCAAATCGCTTGAATTGCTGGCTCGCCGTATGGTGATCGACTATCGATACTCCTTTTTCCTTGAAGGAATGCAGGACGGCTACGTTCAGCTCGATAAGCGCTTTGTCTCTCCACAGTGTCGCTTCCCTGCTCGTATCAAGCCCCATGACCTCTGCGACCTTTGGCAGCATGTTATATCGTTCTTGGTCAGCGAAATTGCGCGCGCCTATCTCCGTTCCCATGTACCAGCCGTTAAAAGGCGCGGCCAAATAGTCGATACCGCCAATCTCCATGCGCATATTCGAAACAATAGGAACCCCATACCATTGCAATTCCATATCAGCAAAGCCCGGCAAATCGGGATGCACGATCGGCACCTCCAAGACCAGCTCCTGAGGAATCTCAAAAAACTGCGGCGTCCGATCTCCAATCTGCACGACAAGCGGTAAAACGTCGTAGTTTGTGCCTTTCCCTTGCCATCCCAAGCTCTCACATAGCTTCGTCAACGAAAGCGAAATCGGGTCACCCAGTACGCCGTACTCTGTCTCGTATCCCGCGTAGCGAATCAGTTGGTCATTCCAGATGCGCATGGGAGCTCTGCCTGCCACAGCAGGTGCAAAAACCGTGATGGTCGGGCGAATTTTACCGTCATTGGTGGCAAATTCGATGTGGCGGAGCATGGCCTGCGCCATCTCTTCTTCTGTTTCGACGTGCCGCTCATCTATCACAAGTAACGATTCCCAAAAGAATCGCCCAATACATCGATTGCTATTGCGCCAGGCCATTTTCGCTCCGTGACGAAGCTCCTCGGCCGTATGCTCATAGTATCCCTGCTGGTGAATCATCTCTCGTACTTCTTGCAGCCGTTGCTCGGTTTCGTCCGTTGTCTTGTCCAGTTCACGATAGCATGTCCGGATAAATTGCTCTGCCGCTTCCATCAGTTGAATTGGTTCCATATTACCCTCTTTTCACGCTGAAGGGTGTCACTTCGCTGTTATTTTCTTCATCGTAGAATTTTGTTACCTACATTATAAAATTACTCGGGCTTGATTACCAATCATGTAGGCATATGGACACATATCTGTAAGAAACATGGACGAAAGAAAAGACAGGTGCATTCACACCTGTCCATTCTCCTAAACTGTCATATGGTGATTCCACATCTCCGACTTACTCAACGAAACAGCATCTGCTCCACCCTTCAACGCTTCGTTGACCTGCTCCATATTCCAAATCAACCCGCCCAAAATAATCGGCTGCGACAAATGCTCCTTGATATAAGAAATAATAGAAGGCGCTATCCCCGGCATGATTTCAATCGCATCTGGCTGGTTTTCCAAGACGTTTTTGATGGTCGTCGTGAGGGAGGTCGAATCGATCAAAAAGACTCGCTGGATCGTCAGCATCCCTTCCTTTTTGGCTGCGCGAATCATCGGTCCTTTGGTAGTGACAATGCCCGTTGGTTGGATATAGGTCGACAAGAAACGAAAAGCCTCCTTGTCATTGGACAGGCCATTCATGAGGTCTGTGTGCAAAAAGATCGGCTTGCTAGACTGACGGATGGTCTCGGCTTCCTCCATCAGCTTGGTCAGCTTTCCGTACATCAAAAGGATCGCGCATGCCCGGGACGCCATCGCCTCTCCCAAGCGATCCTGTTCGGTCGCCGCAATAACCGGATTCGTTTTCAAAATCGTATGCATGTCCATGTTATTCGCCTCCTGCCCTCAGTAGCCGTTCCACACTTACCTCAGCGCAGCCAAGCTGCTTTGTCTCTACCACCCAATGACCCGCGAATCCGTTGTCTTTTAATAGAGACAGGATCGATTCGAATGGGATCGTTCCATCGCCTATTGCCAAATGATCGTCCAGCTTGCCAAAGTTATCACTCAGGTGAAGAGCGGATAAATAAGGAAGCACCTCCTGCAATGCATCGATCGCATATCCCGGACGAATCAAATGAGCATGGCCTACGTCGTACACGATCCCCACGCGAGATGAGTTTACATGACGGCATATACGCACGAGATCCTCGACGTTCCACCCCAGCACTTTTGGATAAGGAGGAACATTTTCGACCGTCAGTATGGTTTTACCCTCTGCGGACAGCTCGGAGGTCAACACGCGGAGTGCCTGACTCACATTTTCCACACCTCTGGCACGCTCGCCTTCCGCGAGTCGATCTTCTACCTCCCCCGCATGCATCACGACGTGGGTGCAGTCGAGAAAGCTGGCAATCTCCAGGCAGCGTTTCATCGTGTCCATTGTTTGATCCCGGGTTGGTCCTGTATCCGCCGCCAGATTGCAGCCACTAATCGGTGCATGAATCGACCAGGCAATCCCTCTCTCGTCTCCCAGCTTCTTCAACTCTTTCAACTGCTCCCAGGACCAGTCCAAGAGGTCGGCATGATTCTCTTCACACATAATCTCGATGCCCTTCCAATCATGCTGCAAAAGCTGAAAAATAGCATTGCGCAAGGACAGATCAAATAACGCATAAGTGGATACGGCAAACGAGCTTTTGTCTCTCATCTTTCATGACCCTCCCTCTTATTTCACGCCGGAGTGGATGAAGCTGTTGATAAACTGCCGCTGGAACAACAAAAATGCCAGCAACAACGGGAAAATCACCATGACCGTCGCTGCACTTACCTCGGCCCACTGCGCCCCTGTCTCAAACGATTGGGCAAAAATCGCCAGACCGACTGTCAACGGGCGATTTTCCACGGAATTCGTAATAATCAGCGGCCACATGAAGTTGTTCCAATGGTAGCTGACCGAGACCAAACCAAACGCAATGTAGGTCGGCTTCGCTAACGGAACGTACACTCGCCACAAAATCTGGAACCAGGAGCAGCCTTCCATCCGTGCCGCCTCCTCCAGCTCGTGCGGGATTGTCTTGAAGGTTTGTCGCAATAGAAAGACCCCGAAGGCTGAAGCGAAGTACGGCAGCATAATGCCGATTTTCGTATCCAGTAAAGACAAGTCACGCAGGACGTTATAGTTGGGGAAAATCAAGATATCTGCCGGGACCATGAGCTGGATCAGGAACAGGACAAACAGCACATCCTTCCCCCAAAATTGCAGCTTCGCAAAGGCATAGGCAGCCAGTGTAGCCGTAATCATTTGCGCCACCAAAATACCAGTCACGATCAAAAAAGTGTTGATGTAGTACTGGTCAAAGGGCGCTGCATCCCACACCTTCGCAAAGTTATCGAGTGTAAAATCTGTACTGAACGACCACGAAGTCGCCAGCTCTCTCGGGCGAAAGGAAGTCCAGACCGCCCAGAGCAAAGGAAACAACCAGAGAACGGCCAAGCCGTACATTCCAGCCGTTGTGATTTTGCGAAGCATCTGCCATCCCACCCTTAGTTGTAATGAATCTTTTTATCCATACCAAAAAACTGAAATGCAGCGACTAACAGCAGCAGCACGACCATGACAATCGTCAATGCCGAAGCCATTCCTTGATCCCAGAAAGAAAACGCCGTCTCGTATATGTAGTACAGCAAGAGATTGCTGGCATTATCCGGTCCGCCTTTGGTCATGATCACCAAATGATCAACCAGCTTGAAAGAGTTGGTGAAGGCGATAATACTGACAAACATCGTCGTTGGCATAAGCAGCGGAAAGGTGATGCGGCGAAAAACCGTCCACGATGATGCCCCTTCCATGGAGGCGGATTCGTATAGCTCCTGTGAAATGTTTTGAAGCCCGGCCAAATAAAAGATCATGAAATAGCCCGCTTCCTTCCAAATGACCATGAAGATCATCGCCCACATCACATTTTTCTGATCGCCGAGCCAGTTCATGTCGCCTTTTCCGAACCACTCCATCACATGACTAAGTGCTCCGTACTCCGGTGTGTAAATAAACAGCCAGATGTTCGCCACGGCAATCATCGGAACAACTGTCGGGTAAAAATAAGCCGTGCGGATAAAGCTCTTCCCTCGTAATGCCTTGTTGGCGAACAGA is from Brevibacillus brevis and encodes:
- a CDS encoding RNA polymerase sigma factor: MDTKQIEELVDEIIQGADDRYAAIMKSYQTPIFHYCYHILGNRCEAEDATQEVFFKAYRNLKQYSPTMPFAAWLYKIAYHHCIDLIRKRKWTKMLPFLMQNKDSQSDIERHIENVYFSEDVFLAMQTLSVEERTLLLLRGVEEKTYEEISLIMNKNAASLRKKFERTASKFRSAYSPLGKGGSAHDESKQIAREY
- a CDS encoding nitric oxide synthase oxygenase encodes the protein MEPIQLMEAAEQFIRTCYRELDKTTDETEQRLQEVREMIHQQGYYEHTAEELRHGAKMAWRNSNRCIGRFFWESLLVIDERHVETEEEMAQAMLRHIEFATNDGKIRPTITVFAPAVAGRAPMRIWNDQLIRYAGYETEYGVLGDPISLSLTKLCESLGWQGKGTNYDVLPLVVQIGDRTPQFFEIPQELVLEVPIVHPDLPGFADMELQWYGVPIVSNMRMEIGGIDYLAAPFNGWYMGTEIGARNFADQERYNMLPKVAEVMGLDTSREATLWRDKALIELNVAVLHSFKEKGVSIVDHHTASQQFKRFEEREEKCGRPVTGDWTWLVPPISGTATHIFHSQYDNTIHTPNFFYQDKPELGKK
- a CDS encoding glycerol-3-phosphate responsive antiterminator, with translation MDMHTILKTNPVIAATEQDRLGEAMASRACAILLMYGKLTKLMEEAETIRQSSKPIFLHTDLMNGLSNDKEAFRFLSTYIQPTGIVTTKGPMIRAAKKEGMLTIQRVFLIDSTSLTTTIKNVLENQPDAIEIMPGIAPSIISYIKEHLSQPIILGGLIWNMEQVNEALKGGADAVSLSKSEMWNHHMTV
- a CDS encoding sugar phosphate isomerase/epimerase family protein, encoding MRDKSSFAVSTYALFDLSLRNAIFQLLQHDWKGIEIMCEENHADLLDWSWEQLKELKKLGDERGIAWSIHAPISGCNLAADTGPTRDQTMDTMKRCLEIASFLDCTHVVMHAGEVEDRLAEGERARGVENVSQALRVLTSELSAEGKTILTVENVPPYPKVLGWNVEDLVRICRHVNSSRVGIVYDVGHAHLIRPGYAIDALQEVLPYLSALHLSDNFGKLDDHLAIGDGTIPFESILSLLKDNGFAGHWVVETKQLGCAEVSVERLLRAGGE
- a CDS encoding carbohydrate ABC transporter permease — translated: MLRKITTAGMYGLAVLWLFPLLWAVWTSFRPRELATSWSFSTDFTLDNFAKVWDAAPFDQYYINTFLIVTGILVAQMITATLAAYAFAKLQFWGKDVLFVLFLIQLMVPADILIFPNYNVLRDLSLLDTKIGIMLPYFASAFGVFLLRQTFKTIPHELEEAARMEGCSWFQILWRVYVPLAKPTYIAFGLVSVSYHWNNFMWPLIITNSVENRPLTVGLAIFAQSFETGAQWAEVSAATVMVIFPLLLAFLLFQRQFINSFIHSGVK
- a CDS encoding carbohydrate ABC transporter permease, translating into MGELRAKWKVNMYAWLLLLPSLIFLLLFTFYPVIQTFILSFHQADLGSPEPFFNGIDNYKQMVEDEVFWKVLTNNIWFAIGTVPTSVALALAMALFANKALRGKSFIRTAYFYPTVVPMIAVANIWLFIYTPEYGALSHVMEWFGKGDMNWLGDQKNVMWAMIFMVIWKEAGYFMIFYLAGLQNISQELYESASMEGASSWTVFRRITFPLLMPTTMFVSIIAFTNSFKLVDHLVIMTKGGPDNASNLLLYYIYETAFSFWDQGMASALTIVMVVLLLLVAAFQFFGMDKKIHYN